A window of the bacterium genome harbors these coding sequences:
- a CDS encoding transglutaminase domain-containing protein produces the protein MIFYVTAISLFFFLSATFFPQDADFSISKSIEIDIDDIEDGKYKFTYLEKNILTRLTETDTDSKDFIIYENYFNETNSIEVRSRSVMFYKRNIPYVIPEDEDIFISGGKLYYFSVPEGIKKGESWRYEFEQDYIDVTYLPLVWLNNNYEYESVKLIFSHPDDIKPIFNVQGIFQEYPFDVKYVDTDETIFEIANIKPSNKLNYFPFNDYLLFIFIDLQKQGTSINNVTPDEFVDWYSSLTSINPELEQKDKQILSKEISACSTQTEKIKTIYNFVRENFRYIAEEQGKNSIVPRMPSVVLARGYADCKERASLMSAIAREHGIDINMTLVTKETAVGNKYIYIDKFDHVICSSTINNETIFFDPTAKYCEFGNLPDYNIGRDAFILDSDNPTLQKIKAPVQEPSFVINIYASSDSLGTAKAIITLHNDYFSYAKHAINDLSGAKLENFLSAIVLKNLYKISLDYFTEQFETENSLTFSTDADLSEFVISSASKKYIPKVPFLFLDRDVLERAKDSLSFYLPERISMELNIILDNQNYSFEPDSLYLSDKEELTLFKSRIREFDNNKLLISYSLAIEEKKLNNQQKKEFINFYDSYLINKPNMFILKAK, from the coding sequence ATGATTTTTTATGTAACTGCTATTTCGCTATTCTTTTTCCTATCTGCTACTTTCTTCCCACAGGATGCTGATTTCTCTATAAGTAAATCTATAGAAATTGACATCGATGATATAGAAGATGGTAAATATAAATTCACATATTTAGAAAAGAATATTCTTACCAGGCTTACGGAAACAGATACTGATTCCAAAGATTTTATTATTTACGAGAATTATTTTAATGAGACTAACAGTATCGAGGTGCGATCCAGATCGGTTATGTTTTATAAAAGAAATATTCCTTATGTAATTCCTGAAGATGAAGATATTTTTATTTCCGGAGGGAAATTATATTATTTCAGCGTTCCTGAAGGTATAAAAAAGGGCGAATCATGGAGGTATGAATTTGAACAGGACTATATTGATGTCACATATCTACCGTTAGTTTGGTTAAACAATAACTATGAATATGAATCAGTTAAATTAATATTCTCTCATCCGGATGATATCAAGCCAATATTTAATGTTCAAGGAATATTTCAAGAGTATCCGTTTGACGTGAAGTACGTTGACACCGACGAAACAATCTTCGAAATAGCCAATATTAAACCCTCAAATAAATTAAATTATTTTCCATTTAACGATTACTTGCTTTTTATTTTCATTGACCTTCAGAAACAGGGAACCAGCATAAATAATGTTACACCCGATGAATTTGTTGATTGGTATTCTTCTTTAACATCGATAAATCCAGAATTAGAACAAAAAGATAAACAAATTCTTTCAAAAGAAATTTCTGCATGTTCTACACAAACAGAGAAGATTAAAACTATTTACAATTTTGTAAGGGAAAATTTCAGATATATAGCAGAAGAACAGGGAAAAAATTCAATTGTACCTCGTATGCCATCAGTAGTATTAGCTCGCGGATATGCTGATTGCAAAGAAAGGGCTTCGTTAATGTCAGCCATAGCACGTGAACATGGGATTGATATAAACATGACTTTGGTGACTAAAGAAACGGCTGTCGGCAATAAATATATTTATATAGATAAATTCGATCATGTTATTTGTTCGAGTACAATAAACAACGAAACCATATTTTTTGATCCAACTGCAAAGTATTGTGAATTTGGCAACTTGCCCGATTACAATATTGGCAGAGATGCATTTATATTAGATTCAGACAATCCAACATTGCAAAAGATTAAAGCACCGGTCCAGGAACCTTCTTTCGTAATAAACATTTATGCATCATCTGATTCGCTCGGAACAGCAAAAGCAATTATAACATTGCACAATGATTACTTTTCCTATGCGAAGCATGCAATTAATGACTTGAGTGGTGCAAAATTAGAAAATTTTCTTTCAGCAATTGTGCTTAAGAACTTATATAAAATTTCATTGGATTATTTTACCGAACAGTTTGAGACAGAGAATTCATTAACATTTAGTACTGATGCTGATTTATCTGAATTTGTCATTTCATCTGCTTCAAAAAAATATATTCCCAAAGTACCTTTTCTTTTTCTCGATAGAGATGTTCTGGAAAGGGCCAAAGATTCATTGAGTTTCTATTTGCCCGAGAGAATTTCGATGGAGTTAAATATTATTCTGGATAACCAAAATTATTCATTTGAGCCCGATTCTCTTTATCTATCAGATAAAGAAGAATTAACATTATTTAAATCAAGGATACGTGAATTTGATAATAACAAATTGTTAATATCTTATTCATTAGCTATAGAAGAAAAAAAGTTGAACAATCAACAAAAAAAAGAGTTTATTAATTTTTATGATAGTTATCTAATAAATAAACCTAATATGTTTATTCTTAAGGCTAAATAA
- a CDS encoding glutathione peroxidase translates to MQSDINNIEVKDMSGKTISLSDYNGKVLMIVNVASECGYTKQYAGLQEIFEKYNPQGFEILAFPCNDFGGQEPGTNEQIKNFCGSKFGVTFKLFDKIKVLGADKSPLYERLINNAVTEKGDVKWNFEKFIISKDGKIVNRFRTKVEPTSDEVISAIERELKK, encoded by the coding sequence ATGCAATCAGATATAAATAATATTGAAGTAAAAGATATGTCTGGTAAGACCATTAGCCTTTCAGATTATAACGGAAAAGTCTTGATGATAGTCAACGTTGCAAGTGAATGCGGCTACACAAAACAGTACGCCGGTTTGCAGGAAATTTTTGAAAAATATAATCCACAGGGATTTGAAATACTTGCTTTCCCATGTAATGATTTCGGCGGACAGGAACCCGGCACAAATGAACAGATCAAGAATTTCTGCGGCTCAAAATTTGGAGTGACATTTAAATTGTTTGACAAAATAAAAGTGCTTGGCGCCGATAAATCACCGCTTTATGAAAGATTGATTAATAATGCCGTTACAGAGAAAGGTGACGTCAAGTGGAACTTTGAAAAGTTTATTATCTCGAAGGATGGAAAAATTGTGAACAGGTTTAGAACCAAAGTTGAGCCGACAAGTGATGAAGTAATTTCTGCGATTGAGAGAGAGTTAAAAAAGTAG
- a CDS encoding TerB family tellurite resistance protein yields MFEYLRKILSAEKEEQIVQLQKIETSKSPNKKYRVATAALLVEVAKADGDFSEDERKRIINLMKKDFDLDDECVGELLTLSEQKVKDSISVYEFTSVINETFSQAEKIELLKNLWRIIYEDGKLDSHEDRLIKIIGSTLNLEHKDVIGTKLFVKQELGR; encoded by the coding sequence ATGTTTGAATATTTAAGAAAAATTCTTTCCGCAGAGAAAGAAGAACAAATAGTTCAATTACAAAAAATTGAAACTTCCAAATCCCCCAACAAAAAATATCGGGTTGCGACCGCTGCTTTACTCGTTGAAGTAGCAAAAGCTGATGGAGATTTTTCGGAAGATGAAAGAAAAAGAATAATCAACCTGATGAAAAAAGATTTCGATCTCGACGATGAATGTGTGGGTGAACTACTGACACTTTCTGAACAAAAAGTCAAAGACAGCATCAGCGTTTATGAGTTCACGTCAGTTATCAATGAAACTTTTTCACAAGCAGAAAAAATTGAATTGTTGAAAAATCTCTGGCGGATAATTTATGAAGACGGCAAGCTGGATAGTCACGAAGACAGGCTCATCAAAATTATCGGCAGCACGTTGAATCTTGAACACAAAGATGTTATCGGAACAAAGCTTTTTGTAAAACAGGAATTGGGGAGATAA
- a CDS encoding VOC family protein, whose translation MSYEIHPKARIGHIHLTVGNLERAVKFYTEMLGFSVTAKFGDSAIFLSSGNYHHHIGLNTWAGENAVAPPAGHTGLYHFAILYPSREELAKAFKVLWENKYPIEGASDHGVSESIYLKDPDGNGIELYCDRPQEEWPVDEEGNVVMFTKALDLPNLLSELNSQD comes from the coding sequence ATGAGCTACGAAATACATCCAAAAGCGAGAATAGGACATATTCATTTAACAGTAGGAAATCTGGAAAGAGCCGTTAAGTTTTACACTGAGATGCTCGGATTTTCTGTTACAGCAAAGTTTGGCGACTCAGCAATTTTTTTATCTTCAGGAAATTATCATCATCACATTGGTTTGAATACCTGGGCCGGTGAAAATGCTGTTGCTCCGCCCGCAGGTCACACCGGACTTTATCACTTTGCCATACTTTATCCTAGCAGGGAAGAGCTTGCAAAAGCTTTCAAAGTTTTGTGGGAGAATAAATATCCGATCGAGGGTGCATCTGATCATGGAGTTTCAGAATCGATTTACTTAAAAGACCCTGATGGAAACGGAATTGAACTTTACTGCGACAGACCGCAGGAAGAATGGCCAGTTGATGAAGAGGGTAATGTTGTGATGTTTACCAAAGCATTAGATCTTCCAAACTTGCTTTCAGAATTGAATAGTCAAGATTAA